A window of the Natronomonas salina genome harbors these coding sequences:
- a CDS encoding RNA-guided endonuclease TnpB family protein: MSETVTKTLQATLATPTTGKEQRLQRLLDIYRQALHDAFDNGADTMSAVNEVVTPYKLPYQAKDALKSYVPKLCSTFNAEELDEEHPIRLVNRAAKFDYSEEREHGYVWQVPQPGRGTNFWIPLRINPEQESLWFDLLSEGANAGELRLQRHRTSWELHVTVEYSVEGPTDSDDTDETPVGFDIGESALITGCALKRDAPRKPLLVSGSRAQQLRKEMFTTLRRLQSRDAAEWRLDERFNHYQNALTDIVEKASRQAIEYAQQFKNPVIVLEDLSYIRERLDYGKFMNRRLHAWAFARLQGRIEDKATEAGIRVEYVNAAYTSQTCHACNRLGRRSQQAEFVCSNDDCHVSGFQADINAAANIASRVNPWGESVRWEPGRDDSPQDGCACDSATVH, from the coding sequence GTGTCCGAGACGGTGACCAAGACGCTACAGGCCACGCTCGCTACGCCCACCACGGGCAAAGAGCAACGCCTACAGCGGCTGTTGGATATCTACCGTCAAGCACTCCACGACGCCTTCGACAACGGGGCGGACACAATGTCTGCTGTCAATGAAGTTGTGACGCCCTACAAACTACCGTACCAAGCCAAAGATGCGCTCAAATCCTACGTCCCGAAACTATGTTCCACGTTCAATGCCGAGGAGTTGGACGAGGAGCATCCGATTAGACTCGTCAACCGGGCCGCGAAGTTTGACTACTCCGAAGAGCGCGAACACGGTTACGTCTGGCAAGTCCCGCAACCCGGTCGCGGGACGAACTTTTGGATCCCGCTTCGGATTAACCCGGAGCAGGAATCCTTATGGTTCGACCTGCTCTCCGAGGGTGCAAATGCGGGCGAACTCCGTCTACAGCGTCACCGCACGTCATGGGAGTTGCACGTCACCGTCGAATACTCGGTCGAGGGACCGACTGACTCGGACGATACTGACGAAACCCCTGTCGGCTTCGACATAGGCGAGAGCGCGTTGATCACGGGCTGTGCCCTCAAACGCGACGCGCCACGGAAACCCCTGCTCGTCAGCGGCAGTCGAGCGCAACAGCTTCGCAAAGAGATGTTCACTACACTTCGGCGGCTTCAGTCCCGAGATGCCGCCGAGTGGCGCTTGGACGAACGATTCAACCACTACCAAAACGCCCTCACAGATATTGTCGAGAAGGCGTCTCGACAAGCCATTGAGTATGCCCAGCAGTTCAAGAATCCGGTTATTGTCCTAGAAGACCTGTCGTACATCCGGGAACGGCTGGATTACGGCAAATTCATGAACCGGCGGCTTCATGCGTGGGCGTTCGCCCGGCTACAAGGCCGAATCGAAGACAAAGCAACCGAGGCAGGCATTCGCGTTGAGTACGTCAATGCGGCGTACACCTCGCAGACGTGCCATGCCTGTAACCGTCTCGGTCGGCGGAGTCAGCAAGCGGAGTTCGTGTGTTCGAACGACGACTGCCACGTATCGGGATTCCAAGCGGATATTAACGCGGCGGCGAATATCGCCAGTCGCGTCAACCCGTGGGGAGAGAGCGTCCGTTGGGAACCCGGACGCGATGACTCGCCACAGGACGGGTGCGCCTGTGACAGCGCCACAGTCCACTGA
- the dph5 gene encoding diphthine synthase, whose translation MLTFVGLGLYDERSITLEGRDALEAADRVFAEFYTSKLAGATVDDVEAFHDVEIEVRDRAGVEQEPDPILQAAESEDVVFLTAGDTMISTTHVDLRLRAAKRGIDTRIVHGTTAEAAAASLTGLQNYRFGKATTLPFPYAHGADGVPRSVVDTIEDNRERGLHTLVYLDIKVGTGPKGPDPDHEEYMTADYAAGLLAEDLDTVGVVVARAGSPDPVVAADALSALGEREFGDPLHLLVIPGDLHVIERDALASIGGAADEVLPDPL comes from the coding sequence ATGCTCACCTTCGTCGGACTCGGCCTCTACGACGAGCGCTCGATCACCCTGGAGGGTCGGGACGCGCTCGAGGCGGCCGACCGCGTCTTCGCGGAGTTCTACACCAGCAAGCTCGCCGGTGCGACCGTCGACGACGTCGAGGCGTTCCACGACGTCGAGATCGAGGTCCGCGACCGCGCAGGCGTCGAGCAGGAGCCCGACCCGATCCTCCAGGCCGCCGAGTCCGAGGACGTCGTCTTCCTGACCGCTGGCGATACGATGATCTCGACGACGCACGTCGACCTCCGGCTCCGTGCGGCAAAGCGAGGCATCGACACTCGAATCGTCCACGGGACGACCGCCGAGGCGGCCGCCGCGTCGCTGACCGGCCTCCAGAACTACCGCTTCGGGAAGGCGACGACGTTGCCGTTCCCCTATGCCCACGGCGCTGACGGTGTCCCGAGAAGCGTCGTCGATACCATCGAGGACAATCGCGAGCGTGGCCTCCACACGCTCGTCTATCTCGACATCAAGGTCGGTACTGGGCCGAAGGGACCAGATCCTGACCACGAGGAGTACATGACTGCCGACTACGCGGCCGGACTCCTTGCCGAGGATCTCGATACGGTGGGAGTCGTCGTGGCCAGGGCCGGGAGTCCGGACCCAGTGGTGGCCGCCGACGCCTTGTCGGCGCTGGGCGAGCGGGAGTTCGGCGACCCGTTGCACCTGCTCGTCATCCCCGGTGATCTGCACGTCATCGAGCGGGACGCACTGGCTTCGATCGGCGGGGCCGCCGACGAGGTCCTCCCGGACCCGCTGTAA
- the artA gene encoding archaeosortase A — protein sequence MLPFDVLAVTDPLAWLLVALFGGGALAERRFPEAARYVVGGGWVLFAAFWLLLAPHFFFAQNSFVEAILALVGVPACIYAGYLVAGGRDSLFVLTRAVAVMGLIYLPAETIPIVRQVLVEHVANQTATTMDLLGYEPTRRPISADREAYAGFDAAFFFPTADPSHGGIVYNIVMACTALGSMAIFAGCIAAVRAPWRRKFRALAIAIPIIYLLNIVRTTFIGLAFGRQWFDGWYAPYLMDLFGASDPYMVSHIVAEGVISQTLSVVALVGIAWFVIRELPELLVIIDDVAFMVTGEERDTAAEIGLLPDVDMDEEASGEPTPTDD from the coding sequence ATGCTCCCGTTCGACGTCCTGGCCGTGACGGACCCGCTAGCGTGGCTCCTCGTCGCGCTGTTCGGCGGCGGCGCTCTCGCCGAGCGGCGCTTCCCCGAGGCCGCACGCTACGTCGTCGGGGGCGGATGGGTGCTGTTCGCCGCCTTCTGGCTGCTGCTCGCGCCTCATTTCTTCTTCGCCCAGAACAGCTTCGTCGAGGCCATCCTCGCACTCGTCGGCGTCCCGGCCTGCATCTATGCCGGCTACCTCGTCGCGGGCGGCCGCGACTCGCTGTTCGTCCTCACGCGTGCAGTCGCCGTGATGGGCCTGATTTACCTGCCCGCAGAGACCATCCCGATCGTCCGCCAGGTGCTCGTCGAGCACGTCGCCAACCAGACCGCGACGACGATGGATCTCCTCGGTTACGAGCCGACCCGCCGACCGATCAGCGCCGACCGCGAAGCCTACGCCGGCTTCGACGCCGCGTTCTTCTTCCCGACCGCGGATCCCAGTCATGGCGGCATCGTCTACAACATCGTGATGGCCTGCACCGCACTGGGCAGTATGGCCATCTTCGCCGGCTGTATCGCCGCGGTCCGTGCGCCGTGGCGCCGGAAATTTAGGGCACTCGCCATCGCCATCCCGATCATCTACCTCCTCAACATCGTCCGGACGACGTTCATCGGACTGGCGTTCGGTCGCCAGTGGTTCGACGGCTGGTATGCGCCCTACCTGATGGACCTCTTCGGCGCCTCCGACCCCTACATGGTCTCCCACATCGTCGCCGAGGGCGTCATCAGCCAGACGCTCTCCGTCGTCGCGCTCGTCGGCATCGCGTGGTTCGTCATCCGGGAACTCCCGGAGCTGCTGGTCATCATCGACGACGTCGCGTTCATGGTCACCGGCGAGGAACGCGACACGGCCGCCGAGATCGGCCTGCTGCCGGACGTCGACATGGACGAGGAGGCGTCGGGCGAACCGACGCCAACCGACGACTGA
- a CDS encoding PGF-pre-PGF domain-containing protein, whose protein sequence is MTNETTDKLRALLLAAIMIISVVGSSAAAVGTIAADDGSLVGETVDQTTNTVDDTTDTVDETTSTIDDSTGTLDGTTDTVDDTTDTIDDTTDTIDDTTESITDDGSDSTSAESTVDPTTVVERLEGLEDPDSPVASALADELESPEELDQLTDSELVSLLAGFDGVSPDEAVELVHGNITDDSSGFELEASDGAGYEDQFRDSVEEQQPTTEPGNTSRLFEDFDGQLPEGAVSGDDTLQLEAVGDEPLPDQFRLYLTIDGDDVAFDTDQNNLADFDVKVYGSNVVMEDDELAGSNDIRVDQVSEDVVALSFNFEDGTSNVTTPPEAEGVRITNLTFDAAEVDDTSTDTLQWSLTEIRGDRTSGSAAYNLDVVNFDPVFDFHDEFGGENGALTAGADNQRLYGAQNAADPSANERAQNVSVTVNESSEFPDRFTFNLSLSDGSGITFADKLSEEDVNVTSADENVTTDVVHLGSDRIEVAVRGFQADDGSASDLEGQLQGDADFTVEGLRFDATPDATTTNLTWEIGGEEDSYSIEPERLNFAVTSDEPLPRGAANAGNVSVTVDNSDTQSGSFYEAGNEMQITIPEAYSDDLSFDRSAAIQSDDVENVSITENEIAFTVGQDIGNDDASIVEFVGDQFQNPYFDVPDEFTSGTEIELSGIQFNVSGVDETKGEDAELTSGLTFQYESGLNGGDEITVESDGTPIETLVPAVTTTPEGPAVLSPNEDNQSASVPVNVTIQDTEGGQINATEDIVVGIDGAVSFNDSQELATKGNIPVKDVTVNDNQIVVDVDEFFLDSTTAGDSLTLYSEDGDGIAFDAAESGSGTLTVQTSPGDEAVVQTTETELLVTDQEMVVDTDAISAGVDTNVSVTVVDENGNAVDDGTVSVDGPGVSDESQTNENGVAEFTLNPDGAGEITFTYEDDTGEPIEQKKIDSTVSIDVQPQRVPVDQESSVTVTLNGAANESLEGVTLDVDADEGIGYNDAKSDDATDEDGQAELVFEPTDNDSLATISFTTLETNVTVEASETGLAVDTDYVEVGETQPVEVTVIGGASDSVPVTASGSALEDSEQQDIDVGETGTFQVSPEFRGEINFTRDDIENASETVETVDMEVPDEIDVGETTNVTVEVFEGRSPADDLETVEASGNASDTNESVQNGAATLSLAPDDEGSIEVTATGNGYEINDTISASLPKLVVEPNTVTVGSKTNVTVTIEEVDDDVVSNEPISVEDPNGILTNDSEVQSETGTDGEAYLTLEATEAGSVTIDAPDTQVEPATVTFEENSSNESPPSEGDEEEEPDTGGDTGGGIGGGGGGGGGAAPVPSPDFNVTDVTLAVNEIECGETVDVTVTVANEGDADGEYDVRVKANTVTVENETVGVAAGETVEVTIPVTFYHTGKRTISVDGVKGGKLVVQKIEPEDVPDSTVDADAQPVVDMDDDVNGTVVEFDENVTVDALVFPNASNGTATVADLEELPANLSVAPGVLVQAMEITVPEELENQSATIRLSLSAEQYDGDPDRIHLARFNDDSWQVLEPTSVEESDGELVYEFQTPGFSTFAVFAQEPDDTQSTTTQSTATDTGGAAEEAGMGTFSIVAFAVVAVIAALLAVAGARIYRQN, encoded by the coding sequence ATGACAAACGAAACAACTGACAAACTACGAGCCCTCCTGCTCGCGGCGATCATGATCATCTCGGTCGTCGGTAGCAGCGCAGCTGCCGTCGGAACGATCGCTGCGGACGACGGGAGCCTCGTGGGCGAAACAGTCGACCAGACGACCAATACCGTCGACGACACGACCGATACTGTCGACGAGACCACCAGTACGATCGACGATTCGACCGGCACCCTCGACGGGACGACCGACACCGTCGATGATACGACCGATACCATCGACGACACCACGGATACGATCGACGACACGACGGAGTCGATTACCGATGATGGGAGCGATTCGACCTCGGCAGAGTCGACGGTCGACCCCACGACGGTCGTCGAACGGCTCGAGGGGCTGGAGGATCCGGATTCGCCGGTCGCCAGTGCACTCGCCGACGAACTGGAGAGTCCTGAAGAACTCGACCAACTCACCGACTCCGAACTGGTGAGTCTCCTCGCCGGTTTCGACGGCGTCTCGCCGGACGAGGCCGTCGAACTGGTCCACGGGAACATCACGGACGATTCCAGTGGCTTCGAACTCGAAGCCTCCGACGGCGCCGGCTACGAGGACCAGTTCCGTGATAGCGTAGAGGAGCAACAGCCCACTACGGAACCGGGGAACACCTCGCGTCTCTTCGAGGACTTCGACGGGCAGCTCCCTGAAGGGGCGGTCAGCGGCGACGACACCCTCCAGCTAGAAGCGGTCGGCGACGAACCGCTTCCCGATCAGTTCCGGCTCTACCTGACGATCGACGGCGACGACGTCGCCTTCGATACAGACCAGAATAATCTGGCTGATTTCGACGTCAAGGTCTACGGGAGCAACGTCGTCATGGAGGACGACGAGCTGGCGGGGTCCAACGACATCCGCGTCGACCAGGTCAGCGAGGACGTAGTGGCCCTCTCGTTCAACTTCGAGGATGGAACTAGCAATGTGACGACGCCGCCGGAAGCTGAGGGCGTCAGGATCACCAACCTCACCTTCGACGCCGCCGAGGTCGACGACACCTCGACCGACACCCTCCAGTGGAGCCTCACCGAGATTCGCGGCGACCGTACCTCTGGCAGCGCCGCCTACAACCTCGACGTCGTGAACTTCGATCCCGTCTTCGACTTCCACGACGAGTTCGGCGGCGAGAACGGTGCGCTGACCGCCGGCGCCGACAACCAGCGACTCTACGGCGCACAGAACGCTGCAGACCCGTCGGCCAACGAACGCGCCCAGAACGTCAGCGTCACGGTCAACGAGTCGAGTGAGTTCCCCGACCGCTTCACGTTCAACCTCTCGCTTTCGGACGGGTCCGGAATCACGTTCGCCGACAAACTGTCCGAGGAGGACGTCAACGTCACGTCGGCCGACGAGAACGTCACGACGGACGTCGTTCATCTCGGGTCGGATCGAATCGAGGTCGCGGTGCGTGGCTTCCAGGCGGACGATGGATCGGCATCCGACCTCGAAGGCCAGCTCCAAGGCGACGCCGACTTCACCGTCGAGGGGCTGCGCTTCGACGCGACGCCCGATGCGACCACGACGAACCTCACCTGGGAGATTGGCGGTGAGGAAGACAGCTACTCCATCGAACCCGAACGGCTGAACTTCGCGGTTACATCCGACGAACCCCTCCCGCGTGGCGCGGCGAACGCCGGGAACGTCTCCGTGACTGTCGACAACTCCGACACTCAATCGGGGTCGTTCTACGAAGCCGGCAACGAGATGCAGATCACCATCCCGGAGGCGTACAGCGACGACCTCTCGTTCGACCGGAGCGCGGCTATCCAGAGCGACGACGTCGAGAACGTGAGCATCACCGAGAACGAAATCGCCTTCACCGTCGGCCAGGACATCGGCAACGACGATGCGAGCATCGTTGAGTTCGTCGGTGACCAGTTCCAGAACCCGTACTTCGACGTGCCCGACGAGTTCACATCGGGCACCGAGATCGAGCTCTCCGGCATCCAGTTCAACGTCTCGGGAGTCGACGAGACGAAGGGTGAGGACGCTGAACTGACGAGCGGTCTGACGTTCCAGTACGAGAGTGGCCTCAACGGTGGCGACGAGATCACCGTCGAATCTGACGGAACACCGATCGAGACCCTCGTCCCGGCCGTGACCACTACCCCGGAAGGGCCCGCGGTGTTGTCCCCCAACGAGGACAACCAGTCGGCTTCTGTGCCGGTGAACGTCACCATCCAGGACACCGAGGGCGGACAGATCAACGCGACGGAAGACATCGTCGTCGGCATCGATGGTGCCGTCTCCTTCAACGACTCCCAGGAGCTCGCAACGAAGGGTAATATCCCCGTCAAGGACGTCACCGTCAACGACAACCAGATCGTCGTAGATGTCGACGAGTTCTTCCTCGATTCGACCACTGCGGGTGACTCACTCACCCTCTACAGCGAGGACGGCGACGGTATCGCGTTCGACGCTGCCGAGAGTGGCTCGGGAACGCTGACTGTCCAGACCAGTCCCGGTGATGAAGCGGTCGTCCAGACTACGGAGACCGAACTACTGGTGACTGACCAGGAGATGGTCGTCGACACCGACGCGATCTCCGCCGGTGTCGACACCAACGTGAGCGTCACCGTCGTCGATGAGAACGGTAACGCCGTCGACGATGGGACAGTCAGTGTTGACGGACCTGGAGTCAGTGACGAGAGCCAGACCAACGAGAACGGCGTCGCCGAGTTCACGCTCAACCCCGACGGCGCTGGAGAAATTACGTTCACCTACGAGGATGACACCGGTGAACCCATCGAACAGAAGAAGATTGATTCGACGGTTAGCATCGATGTCCAGCCACAGCGGGTGCCGGTCGACCAGGAGTCCTCGGTGACGGTCACGCTCAACGGTGCCGCCAACGAATCGCTTGAGGGGGTTACGCTTGACGTCGATGCCGATGAGGGAATCGGCTACAATGACGCCAAATCCGACGATGCGACAGACGAGGACGGTCAAGCCGAGCTCGTGTTCGAGCCGACCGACAACGACTCTCTGGCGACTATCAGCTTCACGACCCTCGAGACGAACGTGACGGTCGAAGCCAGCGAGACCGGTCTCGCTGTCGACACCGATTACGTCGAAGTCGGTGAGACCCAGCCTGTCGAAGTGACCGTGATCGGAGGTGCCTCGGATTCGGTTCCCGTGACCGCCTCCGGGAGCGCACTCGAGGATTCGGAGCAACAGGACATCGACGTCGGTGAGACCGGGACGTTCCAGGTGAGTCCCGAGTTCCGCGGCGAAATCAATTTCACACGAGACGACATCGAGAACGCATCGGAGACCGTCGAGACCGTCGACATGGAGGTCCCGGACGAAATCGATGTCGGCGAGACGACCAACGTCACGGTCGAGGTCTTCGAGGGCAGATCGCCTGCAGACGACCTCGAAACCGTCGAGGCGTCTGGAAACGCGAGTGACACCAATGAGAGTGTCCAGAACGGAGCGGCTACGCTCAGCCTTGCACCGGACGATGAAGGTTCGATCGAGGTCACGGCAACCGGAAACGGCTACGAGATCAACGATACCATCTCCGCGTCTCTTCCGAAGCTGGTCGTCGAACCGAACACTGTGACAGTCGGTAGTAAGACGAACGTCACCGTCACGATCGAAGAGGTCGACGACGACGTCGTCTCCAACGAGCCGATATCGGTCGAGGATCCGAACGGGATTCTCACCAACGACTCCGAGGTGCAGAGCGAGACGGGCACGGACGGTGAAGCCTACCTCACACTCGAGGCGACCGAAGCGGGCTCGGTCACGATCGATGCGCCCGATACGCAGGTCGAACCGGCCACGGTGACCTTCGAAGAGAACAGTTCCAACGAAAGCCCGCCCAGTGAGGGCGACGAGGAAGAAGAACCCGACACCGGTGGCGATACCGGAGGCGGTATCGGTGGCGGTGGTGGAGGCGGTGGCGGTGCTGCCCCCGTGCCATCCCCCGACTTCAACGTCACCGACGTCACCCTCGCCGTGAACGAGATCGAGTGTGGCGAGACGGTAGACGTCACCGTCACGGTCGCCAACGAGGGCGACGCCGACGGCGAGTACGACGTCCGCGTCAAGGCCAACACCGTCACCGTCGAGAACGAGACGGTCGGGGTCGCCGCGGGCGAGACGGTCGAGGTCACTATCCCGGTGACCTTCTACCACACCGGCAAGCGAACCATCTCGGTCGACGGCGTCAAGGGCGGCAAGCTCGTCGTCCAGAAGATCGAGCCCGAGGACGTCCCGGACTCGACCGTCGACGCGGACGCACAGCCGGTCGTCGACATGGACGACGACGTCAACGGGACGGTCGTCGAGTTCGACGAGAACGTCACCGTCGACGCGCTCGTCTTCCCGAACGCTTCGAACGGCACGGCGACGGTCGCCGACCTCGAGGAACTGCCGGCGAACCTCTCGGTGGCGCCCGGCGTGCTCGTCCAGGCGATGGAGATCACCGTCCCCGAGGAACTGGAGAACCAATCGGCGACGATCCGGCTGTCGCTGAGCGCCGAGCAGTACGACGGTGACCCCGACCGTATCCACCTGGCACGCTTCAACGACGACAGCTGGCAGGTACTCGAGCCGACGTCGGTCGAGGAGTCCGACGGCGAGCTCGTCTACGAGTTCCAGACCCCCGGGTTCTCGACCTTCGCGGTCTTCGCCCAGGAGCCAGACGACACCCAGTCGACGACAACGCAGTCGACAGCGACCGATACCGGAGGTGCTGCAGAAGAGGCCGGCATGGGCACCTTCAGTATCGTCGCGTTCGCGGTCGTCGCGGTGATCGCGGCGCTCCTGGCTGTCGCCGGCGCCAGGATCTACCGGCAGAACTAA
- a CDS encoding class I SAM-dependent methyltransferase, whose amino-acid sequence MSVPCVRVPREEGEATRKRLAERDVVSDLHEIDVVDGDIYIPLAADADLAALREEFEVVDREATERETQTLPEDILGFEPSYERLGDIVIVDEDDAERATAITDALIASDIPVETVVNRASPIEGELRVREWDVLAGDDTETVHREYGCAFELDIERVYFSPRLATERRRVIEQVESGEQFFDMFAGVGPFVIPAAKRGAECVGVDLNEAAIEYLERNAERNKVGSRVTAIHGDVREVEGYDDWADRIVMNLPHSADEFLETAVELAGDDSVLHYYDIQHDSDPFGPGEAAIRAAAEPEYDVSVETQREVRSYAPHELNVCLDVRLTR is encoded by the coding sequence ATGTCGGTGCCCTGCGTCCGCGTTCCCCGCGAGGAGGGGGAGGCGACCCGAAAGCGACTCGCCGAGCGGGACGTCGTCTCGGACCTCCACGAGATCGACGTCGTCGACGGGGACATCTACATCCCGCTCGCTGCGGACGCCGACCTGGCAGCGCTCCGCGAGGAGTTTGAGGTCGTGGACCGCGAGGCGACCGAACGAGAGACACAGACCCTCCCCGAGGATATCCTCGGCTTCGAGCCGTCCTACGAGCGCCTCGGCGACATCGTCATCGTCGACGAAGACGACGCCGAACGGGCAACAGCCATCACCGACGCTCTGATCGCCTCAGACATCCCCGTGGAGACGGTCGTCAATCGCGCCTCGCCCATCGAGGGCGAACTCCGGGTCCGCGAGTGGGACGTCCTCGCCGGCGACGACACCGAAACCGTCCACCGCGAGTACGGCTGTGCGTTCGAACTCGACATCGAGCGCGTGTACTTCTCGCCGCGACTGGCCACCGAACGCCGCCGTGTCATAGAGCAGGTCGAGTCGGGCGAACAGTTCTTCGACATGTTCGCCGGCGTCGGGCCGTTCGTGATCCCCGCGGCGAAACGGGGCGCCGAGTGCGTCGGCGTCGACCTCAACGAGGCCGCCATCGAGTACCTCGAACGGAACGCCGAGCGGAACAAGGTGGGCAGCCGCGTGACGGCCATCCACGGTGACGTCCGTGAGGTCGAGGGCTACGACGACTGGGCCGACCGGATCGTGATGAACCTCCCCCACAGCGCCGACGAGTTCCTCGAGACCGCCGTCGAACTGGCCGGCGACGACAGCGTGCTCCACTACTACGACATCCAGCACGACTCCGACCCGTTCGGGCCGGGAGAGGCGGCAATCCGGGCTGCTGCCGAACCCGAGTACGACGTCTCGGTGGAGACCCAACGGGAGGTCAGATCCTACGCGCCGCACGAACTGAACGTCTGTCTGGACGTGCGACTGACGCGGTGA
- the artA gene encoding archaeosortase A: MNVPEWLTEPVVIPITDVLAWVVIGAFLAGALAEWTDRREIARRTTVGAWWLFALFWLLLIQHFAFVHRSIVETLLLFVAVPGCLYVGWLLLQGRDSLLVLSRGIAYMGLIYMPFLMSAWARGLLIEVVAQQSYFFIDALGFDRITLTEGQGELGGTLTNTFDNDVAGVNDTRVVFACTGIESMAMFGGLIAAVQAPLRRKAVGVAVSVGVIWVLNIFRNVFIAVANAYQWFTVSWIEGPVIAAFGLSDPARVSFFFADRVLSQSLAVVALVGVAWLISRWVPEILDIAEELLYLLTGSEVELRSRAPSVEDPDATHSD, encoded by the coding sequence ATGAACGTCCCCGAATGGCTGACCGAGCCGGTGGTCATCCCGATCACCGATGTCCTCGCCTGGGTCGTCATCGGGGCCTTCCTCGCGGGCGCGCTAGCGGAGTGGACCGACCGCCGCGAGATTGCTCGCCGAACGACCGTCGGCGCGTGGTGGCTGTTCGCGCTGTTCTGGTTGCTGTTGATCCAGCACTTCGCGTTCGTCCATCGCAGCATCGTCGAGACGCTGCTGCTGTTCGTCGCCGTGCCTGGCTGTCTGTACGTTGGCTGGCTCCTCCTGCAGGGTCGTGACTCGCTGCTGGTGCTCTCACGCGGAATCGCGTATATGGGTCTCATCTACATGCCGTTCCTGATGTCGGCGTGGGCCCGCGGCCTGCTCATCGAGGTCGTCGCCCAGCAGTCGTACTTCTTCATCGACGCGCTCGGTTTCGACCGCATCACCCTCACAGAGGGGCAGGGCGAGCTGGGCGGCACGCTGACGAACACCTTCGACAATGACGTCGCGGGCGTCAACGACACCCGCGTCGTCTTCGCCTGTACGGGCATCGAGAGCATGGCGATGTTCGGGGGGCTCATCGCTGCGGTGCAAGCGCCGCTACGGCGCAAGGCTGTCGGCGTCGCTGTCTCCGTCGGCGTCATCTGGGTGCTCAACATCTTCCGGAACGTCTTCATCGCAGTGGCGAACGCCTACCAGTGGTTCACCGTCTCCTGGATCGAAGGCCCCGTGATAGCCGCCTTCGGGTTGTCTGATCCCGCGCGGGTGTCGTTCTTCTTCGCGGACCGAGTCCTCTCACAGAGCCTCGCCGTCGTCGCACTCGTCGGCGTCGCCTGGTTGATCTCGCGGTGGGTCCCAGAGATTCTCGACATCGCCGAGGAACTCCTCTACCTGCTCACCGGGAGTGAGGTCGAGCTCCGATCGAGAGCTCCGAGCGTCGAAGACCCCGACGCGACACACAGTGATTGA